The genomic interval CGGCTCCGCGTCGGCGTCTTCGGCTACACCTTCTTCTGGATACTCGCGTGGCTCACCGGGCTTACCCGCTACGCGATTCGCTACATCTAGGCGGCGAGAGGACGTGCGTCTCCTCCCCACGGAGCAGGCGTTCGATGCCGGCCGGTAACAGTCGCTTCCCGTCGCCGAAGGAGTCGAGCCGTTCCCACGTCGCCGGCCGCCGCGACCCGTCGCTCTCGGTCACCGTGAACCGCTCGCGCTCGTAGCGGGTCCCGTCGCGGAACGACACCGCGCGGACGACGACCAGCTGATGGAACGGCTCGTCGGCCCACCGGAACCGGTTCTCCATCGTCCCGAGCACCTCGCCGGCCGCGACGACCGCGTCGAGTTCCTCAGCGAACTCCCGGACGACTGCCTCGTCGCTCGGCTCGCCGAACTCGATGCCGCCGCCGAGCGGCCGGTAGAACTGCTCGTCGGCCTCGTCGTAGTACTCGACCAGTAGCTCGTCGCCGCGCCGCGGCACCCCGAGGACCTGCGGGCGGACGTTCCGCCGGTCTTTCACCACGCCTCGCCGCTCGCGAGGTCGGTGTCCGAGTCGCCCTTCTCCGAGGGACAGATGTCCGCGAGTACGCACTCCCCGCAGTCGGGGTTCCGGGCGTCGCAGACGGCCCGCCCGTGGTCTATCATCAGGTGGGTGAACTCCTTCCAGTCGCGCTCGGGGACGATTCCCATCAGGTCCGTCTCTATCTTCCCGGGCGTCTCCTCCTCCGTGAGCCCCAGCCGTCGGGTGAGCCGCTGGACGTGGGTGTCCACGACGATGCCCTCCGTCAGGTCGTGGCCGTGCTGGAGGACGACGTTCGCCGTCTTCCGGCCCACGCCGGGCAGGTCCGTGAGCGCGCTCATCGTGTCGGGGACCTCGCCGCCGTGCTCCGCGACCAGCTTCTCGCCGATACCCTTCAGGTAGCCGCCCTTGCTGTTGTGGAAGGTGATGCCGTAGATGTCCTCCGCGAGCTGTTCCTCCGAGGCCGCGGCGTAGTCCTCGGCGGACTCGTACGTCTCGAACAGGTCCGCCGTCACCTCGTTGACGCGCTCGTCGGTACACTGCGCGGAGAGGACGACCGCTATCAGCAGCTCCAGCCGCGTCGAGAAGTCGAGCGAGATGGTCGGGTCGGGGTACTCCTCGTAGAGGCGGTCGACGACCTCGACCGCCTGTGCCTCGCGGGTGTCGAGCGGGGTTCCCATACCGGGCGGCGGGCCGCGCCGGGCATAAGTCCCCGCGCTCGGCCGTGAGGTTCATGCGCCCCGGCACGGACGCCCGAGTATGGACCGCCGCCGCCACGCCGCGTGGACGCCCCGATACGGGACCGTCCGCGCGCTCGTGCTCTACGCCCTGCTCGTCGTCGTCGTCCTCCGCGGCGCGGCCCCGCTCCGCGAGACGCTCGTCGCCGTCGCCGGGGTCGACCCCGGCACCGCGGAGACTGTTCTCCTGGCGTTCCTCGTCGTCGTCGGCCTCGCCGTCGTGGCCGTCGAGGTGCGCCGGCAGGCCCGCGGCGAGCCGGAGTTCACCCTGAAGGCCGCGCGGCAGGCCTACCTCGAATCGCGCGTCCCGGCCCGGCCGATGTTCGGCGCGTACGTCCTGCTGCTCGTCGCGGGCACGTACGTCGCCCTGTTCGCCCGGGAGACGTTCTTCGCGCGCCTCGACAACGCCCTGCTCGTGGTGCGACGGGTCGCCGAGTCGGGCGACCCCGGCGCGTTCTCCGCCGACGCGCTCGCCTTCGGGGCGGCGTTCGTCGTCGCCGCCGTCACCGTCGCCCACGCCGCCGACCGCGTGCTCGTCGCCGCCCTCCGGCGGGTACTCGCGAGCCGTCGCTGACCCGTCCCCGTCTCAGTCCGTGCCGGGGAAGTGTTCGAACGACTCCAGCGCGATGTCGTAGCCGCCGGCCGTGCGCCGGACGACGTACTCGGTGGGGTATCGCCCGCCGTCGGTGAACCGCTCGGGCACGGGGAGGGGGGTGCGGTACTCGCCCTCGGCCAGCCCGTCGAGGTACGCCGTCGTCACCATCGGTTCCATGAAGATCACGTCGCCGGAGCCGTCGCCGTCGAAGTCGTACGCGCCGTAGATGAACACCGACCAGTCGGTCCGTCCCGGCGTGGGGAGGCTGACCGGGACGCTCACGAGGTGTTCACCCATCGCCGGCACGACGCCCCGGACGGGCGCGGAGGGGAACGGGGCGGGCAGGTCGTCGGCGTAGTAGGTGTCCGCCGGCAGCTGCTCGTCGGGTATCGTGTACGTGGCGACGCCCGGCGCGATGGTCGCTACCTCCGCGGCCCGCGGGAAGTAGAAGTGTACGTCGAAGTGCGGGTGGGTGTAGACGCCCTCCGGCTCGTGGCCGCCGGGGTTCCAGTCGAGGGTGGCGTGCGAGAAGTGACCCGTGTTGCCGCGCGGGAGGTCGAGCGCGTACTCGACCGTGTAGGGCACGTCGGCCGGAACGCCGGGGAACGGCCATCCCTCCGGCTCCTCGGGGAGGTTCGACAGCGCGTCCGCGGTCAGGTGGACGCCGATGGCGGACAGGCGGCCCCGCCCGGGACCCTCGTATTCGACGTAGGCGTGTGCGGAGCCGTCGCCCACGCTCTCGGGGTGTCCCTCCGCGCCGCCGCCGTGGGCGGCCGCCGTGCCCGCGAGCGTCGTCGCTGCGAGGCCCGCGCCCGCGTACTTCAGTGCGTCACGCCGCGATAGCCGATACGTCTCGGACATACCCGACCGGATGCCGAGGGCGGGCATAGCTATGGTTCCCTGCCGCCGAATCCCGGCGCGTGAGAACGGTTCGGAACCGTTCGATTCCCCCGAAACCGGGCGTTACAGCCCGAGTTCGCGCCCGACGACGAGGTGCTGTATCTCGGAGGTTCCCTCGCCGATCTCCATCAGCTTCGCGTCGCGGTAGAACCGCTGGGGCGCGAAGTCGGTCGTGTAGCCGTAGCCGCCGTGGACCTGCACGGCGTCCTCCGCGACCTCGCGGGAGATCTCCGAGGCGTCGAGCTTCGCCAGCGAGGAGATGCGCGTCACGTCCTCGCCCGCGTCGTACTGCGTCGCGGCCTTGTGGGTGAGCAGCCGCGCCCGCTCTATCTTCCGGTCCATGTCCACGACCATGTCGCGGACGGCGTCGAACTTCGAGATGGGCGAACCGAACTGCTCGCGCTCGGTCGCGTAGTCGCGCGCGGCCTCGAACGCGCCCTGTGCCAGCCCCGTCGACAGCGCCGCGATGGAGATGCGCCCGCCGTTGAGCGTCTTCTTCGTCTGCTCCCAGCCCTCGCCCTCCTCGCCGAGCAGGCGGTCCTCCGGCACGCGGAGGTCGTTGAACTGTATCTCGCAGGTGGGCGAGGCGTTCAGCCCCATCTTGTCCCACACCTCGATGACCTCGAAGCCGTCGTCCTCCTCGGGGTCCACGATGAACGTGGAGATGCCGCCGTAGCCCGCGCCGGGGTCCGTCACGGCCTTCACGAGGATCGACCCGGCGACGTTCGCGTTCGTGATGAACTGCTTCGTCCCGTTGATGACGTACTCGTCGCCGTCCTTCTCGGCCGTCGTGTCCATGTCGCTCGCGTCCGACCCCGACGAGGGCTCCGTGAGCGCCCACGCGCCGAGGTAGTCGCCCCGGGCCAGCGGCGTCGCCCACTCCTCCTTCTGGGCCTCCGTGCCGAACATCACGATGGGCATCAGCGACAGGGAGGTGTGGGCGACGTACGAGAGGCCCACGGAGCCGGAGACCCGGCCGAGTTCCTCCGCGACGAGCGCGTACATCAGGTAGTCGCCGCCCGCGCCGCCGTACGCCTCGGGGGCCGGCACGCCCATCAGGTCCAGCGCGGCGAGTTCGTCGAAGACCTCCGCGGGGAACCGATGCTCGTCCTCTATCTCCTGCGCGATGGGCGCGATTTCCGCCTCGCAGAAGTCGCGGACGGTGTCCCGTATCATCCGGTGTTCGCTCGGGAGGTCGAAGTCCATATCGGGGGATGCGACGGCGCGAGTATAAGCCGTTCGGGATATTCGCCGCAACCGAAACGCGCCGCGACGGCCGACTCCGAACCGATTAAGACCGCCCCGTTCGGAGCCCGGAGTATGAACGCACTCCTACAGGCGGGCGGGAACCCGGCCGTCATCGACGCCGCCGGCTGGCTCGTCGCGCTCGTCAGCGTCGCCATCACCGTCGGCTGGCTCTACCGGCTCACGAACTGACCGCGTCGGCGTTGTCGCGGAGCCACGCCGCGGCCGCCCGCACGGCCTCGGCGTCCTCGCTCTCCAGTTTCACCCGTACCGTCTCGCCCGGGTACGACCCGACCTTGACGCCGAACCGCTCGCGGAGCCGGTCGAACCGTTCGACGAGGGCGCTCTCGGGTTCGTCCACGACCACGCTCTCGACGTGGCGGACGGTTCCCTCGAAGCGGTCCGCGACCGCGTCGAACATCGCCTTCATCTCGGCCGGCACCCCCGGCAGGACGTACACGTTCTCCAGGGCACAGCCCGGGGCGACCCCGACGTCGTTGTGGAGGGGGTTGCTCCCGGCCGGGAGGTCGGCGGTGCCCGCCGCGAGGTCGTCGGCGCTGTAGCCGCCCTCCTCGGTGAGCCACGCCAGCGCCCGCTCGTCGGTTTCGAGTCCGCGGTCGAAGGCGGCCGCGACGCCGTCCATCGTCACGTCGTCGTGGGTCGGGCCGAGGCCGCCGGTGACGACGACGGCGTCGTAGCGGTCGGCGTGCTCGCGGACGACCTCGGCGATGTCGTCGACCCGGTCGGGGACCGTCGTGACCCGCTCGACGGTCGCGCCGCGGGCCGTGAGCCGCTCGCCGAGCCACGCGGCGTTCGTGTTCACCGTGTCGCCGGCGAGCAGTTCGTCGCCGACGGTGAGGATGGAGACGCGCATGGGCTTCGTTCGGCGGGCGGCGACTTCAGGCGTTCCCCTCCGGGGACTACCGCATCCCGGGCGGCGGGCCGTCGTCGCGGTCGTCGTCGCCGGTCTCCACGTCGAGGGCGACCTCCTCGCGCCGCCGGCGCGTCTCGCGCAGTTGGTAGACGAAGTACGCCGCGCCCCCGAGTGCCAGCGCCGTGCCGCCGACCGCGAGCGCGCCGAACAGCAGGAGGTCGCGCCCGAGGTAGTAGCGCACGACGAGGTTGCTCGCCGTCAGGCTCTCCCATCGGATACGGACGCGGCCGTCCACGAGTTCGCGCTCGGTCGCGCCGGGGCGCACCTGTCCGAGCAGGGGGACGCCGACCTCCGCGTTCTCGGGCAGCACCATCTCGTAGCTCCCGGCGACGTAGGCGGGCATCGCGACCTGCTTGCCGTTCTTCGGCGTCGTGACGCCGAGCTTTCCGGTGTCGTTCGCCGGCAGGCCGACGACGGTCCGCCGGCGCGTCCGGTCCACGGTCAGGAGGTCGGGGGCCGCGCGGCTCGTCCCGTTCGGGTAGGTGACGTACGCCGTCGCGTTGCCGTCGGCCTCTCGGAAGGCGACGTGCGTCCCGTTCGGGTAGCGGAACTGCACCGCCGACACCGTCTCCGGCTGTTCCGTCCCGAGGGTGTCGCGCGTGTATATCTCGACGGTCGGGTCCGTCGCGTTCAGCCGACCCGTGGTCCGGTTCGCCACGCGGTAGACGGCGGTGACGTTGTTCCGGTTCACCTCCAGATACGCGTCGGCCGACTCGTTCCACTCGTACGTCTCGCTGGCCGCGAGGTCCGAGGGGTTCGCCTGGCCGGGGCCGAGGAAGCCCGAACAGCCGGCGGTGACCGCGAGGAGGGCGAGCGCCGCGAAGCCGGCGAGGACCCGTCGGTTCATGGAACGACGCAGAGCATCTCCGCCGGCAGGTGGGGGCCGATGTCGGAGAGCAGGCCCGGCGGGTCGGTCTCCGGCTTGCAGACGACGCTCTGTTCGAGCAGCCCCAGCCGCTCGACGGTCACGATGTCGTCGGCGTGGCCGGCGCGGTTCACCGTCGCGCGCACCTCGGCGCGCGTCGCGGAGTTCACGTTGACGCGGCCGGTGTCGGCGCGCGTCCAGTCGTAGAGGCGGTCGCGTTCGGCGTCGGCCAGCCGCGCCGTGCCGTCCTCCTCGACGAACCGGAGCGGCGTGTGCTGGACCAGCCCGTAGCGGGTGCGTATCTGCGAGGGCGTGCCCTGTCCGAGGCCGAGGTCGTCGCGCTCGACCCGGACCGGTTCGCCCGCGTCGAGGACGACGCCGTCCTCGTCCCACGAGTCGAGGGTACCGACGTACGTCTCCCCCTCCTCCCGGTGGGGGGTGATGGCGCCCCACTCCTCCGCGAGGACGTTGCGCGCGGCGGGCGCGTCCTCGCCAGTCACGGTGATGGAGGGGAAACCGTCGTCGCGCAGGCCGGTGGTCCACTCCACGTCGAGCGCGCCGATGTCGTTCCCGACGAGCGAGTCGAGCGAGTCGAGCGCGCGCTCGCCCGCGTCGCCGCCGACGTACACCTTCGTCGCGAGGACGACCATCAGGCCTCGGCCTCTCGCTCGGCCGGTCGGTTCAGCTCGTCGCGCAGGTCGGCGATGCGCTCGTCCATCGCGTCCACGAGCCGCGCGTTGTCCATGTCCACGAGCTGTTCGCCGCAGTTGGGGCACTCGAAGCCGAAGTCCATCGCCTCGCCGAACTCGAAGCGGATGGAGTCGTTCTCGCAGAGGTAGAACTCGTTGTTCATCTCGTACTCGCGGCGCTCGGCCAGCGCGTCGAGCAGGCGGTGCATCTCCTCCTCCAGCTTCTCCGGGATGTTGTCGTACTCGAACGTCCACAGGTACGTGAGCCAGCCGGAGTCCTCGTCGCGGAGCCGGCGGTACGTGGCGAGGTCGTTCTCGTAGAGAATGAACAGCGCCCGCCGCACGTCGTTGAGTTCGAGCCCGAGGTCCTCCGCGAGCTCCTCGTCCGTTACCTCCCCGTCCGGGGGTGCCGCGGCCACGGGCATCCCGGTCGGGCCGACGAGCTCGTGGAGGTATTTCTGTATCACGGGGTCCTCCAGAAGTTCCTCGTACGCCATTACCCCATACCGGGTGAGGAAGCCGTTTAAAAGCCCCGGTCGGCGCTACTCCCCGTC from Halosegnis marinus carries:
- the nth gene encoding endonuclease III; translation: MGTPLDTREAQAVEVVDRLYEEYPDPTISLDFSTRLELLIAVVLSAQCTDERVNEVTADLFETYESAEDYAAASEEQLAEDIYGITFHNSKGGYLKGIGEKLVAEHGGEVPDTMSALTDLPGVGRKTANVVLQHGHDLTEGIVVDTHVQRLTRRLGLTEEETPGKIETDLMGIVPERDWKEFTHLMIDHGRAVCDARNPDCGECVLADICPSEKGDSDTDLASGEAW
- a CDS encoding DUF2110 family protein, which gives rise to MVVLATKVYVGGDAGERALDSLDSLVGNDIGALDVEWTTGLRDDGFPSITVTGEDAPAARNVLAEEWGAITPHREEGETYVGTLDSWDEDGVVLDAGEPVRVERDDLGLGQGTPSQIRTRYGLVQHTPLRFVEEDGTARLADAERDRLYDWTRADTGRVNVNSATRAEVRATVNRAGHADDIVTVERLGLLEQSVVCKPETDPPGLLSDIGPHLPAEMLCVVP
- a CDS encoding acyl-CoA dehydrogenase family protein, encoding MDFDLPSEHRMIRDTVRDFCEAEIAPIAQEIEDEHRFPAEVFDELAALDLMGVPAPEAYGGAGGDYLMYALVAEELGRVSGSVGLSYVAHTSLSLMPIVMFGTEAQKEEWATPLARGDYLGAWALTEPSSGSDASDMDTTAEKDGDEYVINGTKQFITNANVAGSILVKAVTDPGAGYGGISTFIVDPEEDDGFEVIEVWDKMGLNASPTCEIQFNDLRVPEDRLLGEEGEGWEQTKKTLNGGRISIAALSTGLAQGAFEAARDYATEREQFGSPISKFDAVRDMVVDMDRKIERARLLTHKAATQYDAGEDVTRISSLAKLDASEISREVAEDAVQVHGGYGYTTDFAPQRFYRDAKLMEIGEGTSEIQHLVVGRELGL
- a CDS encoding competence/damage-inducible protein A, whose product is MRVSILTVGDELLAGDTVNTNAAWLGERLTARGATVERVTTVPDRVDDIAEVVREHADRYDAVVVTGGLGPTHDDVTMDGVAAAFDRGLETDERALAWLTEEGGYSADDLAAGTADLPAGSNPLHNDVGVAPGCALENVYVLPGVPAEMKAMFDAVADRFEGTVRHVESVVVDEPESALVERFDRLRERFGVKVGSYPGETVRVKLESEDAEAVRAAAAWLRDNADAVSS
- a CDS encoding transcription factor, with translation MAYEELLEDPVIQKYLHELVGPTGMPVAAAPPDGEVTDEELAEDLGLELNDVRRALFILYENDLATYRRLRDEDSGWLTYLWTFEYDNIPEKLEEEMHRLLDALAERREYEMNNEFYLCENDSIRFEFGEAMDFGFECPNCGEQLVDMDNARLVDAMDERIADLRDELNRPAEREAEA
- a CDS encoding DUF5803 family protein, which encodes MNRRVLAGFAALALLAVTAGCSGFLGPGQANPSDLAASETYEWNESADAYLEVNRNNVTAVYRVANRTTGRLNATDPTVEIYTRDTLGTEQPETVSAVQFRYPNGTHVAFREADGNATAYVTYPNGTSRAAPDLLTVDRTRRRTVVGLPANDTGKLGVTTPKNGKQVAMPAYVAGSYEMVLPENAEVGVPLLGQVRPGATERELVDGRVRIRWESLTASNLVVRYYLGRDLLLFGALAVGGTALALGGAAYFVYQLRETRRRREEVALDVETGDDDRDDGPPPGMR
- a CDS encoding NUDIX domain-containing protein, with protein sequence MVKDRRNVRPQVLGVPRRGDELLVEYYDEADEQFYRPLGGGIEFGEPSDEAVVREFAEELDAVVAAGEVLGTMENRFRWADEPFHQLVVVRAVSFRDGTRYERERFTVTESDGSRRPATWERLDSFGDGKRLLPAGIERLLRGEETHVLSPPRCSESRSG